A DNA window from Calliphora vicina chromosome 1, idCalVici1.1, whole genome shotgun sequence contains the following coding sequences:
- the LOC135963482 gene encoding RUN and FYVE domain-containing protein 2 isoform X1, translated as MRALVEDTKKLTVNNNNNNNNNNNSSSNSGNTVVTTRAANSNSTRTATATATAATKKLNSKIAAKTNIQQPVAKAKVATVGKSAAAGKPTTTKVGKPTTTTTVGKKATAEKPPAAGAAAVLAGADAAKTSFTNKTYKMQQQQQQTTITNTTNTNTKAGKAAANCPSPPTTGVKLRTKQTQPKNDKKENHNNNTTTDSTSTTIALPRASHANTTEEICGGVQDTIYLCNFRVSVDGEWLCLKELQDIDSNPPVSASDGRLAGSGGGGVGGGQRPYSMYSQKHKRYSAGDRSSYGGGGGGFEDNGIFALHNFIAGRRLYDEQGHAFHTNMLTAPHARESGFIGVFGGGGGGASQSSNEWSNLSRDPAEIERSNLVNICKLVVKELLEQSVRYGRMLDSDHLPLQHFFIVIEHVLGHGLRTKKGLLGPRKELWDLLQCVESYCPEAQDITASVRDLPTVRTHIGRARAWLRIALMQKKLSDYLQALIEHREDALYEYYEPHALMMSDEIVIIMGILVGLNVIDCNLCVKEEDLDSQQGVIDFSLYLRSSSRNNDNDNDEECNQTTDANGQGNMIAVLDQKNYIEELNRHLNATVGNLQAKVESLTTTNALMKEDLAIARNSLLALQAENQAMRQIPQINAGPPSINSNQSDNSSNSKENDKALMESLKVELEKEKKKSSELDKELKLQISLKAESDMAMKLLEKDIHEKQDTIVSLRLQLDEIKQINLEMYRKLQECEASLKHKTELLMKFESQKEDMASTIAHLEKKWSSDKVNLGEILKTTSNTLSNQVSASEERAIRAENELLKERELRMQLQENELKLKEKIIGLENKTKEFNDEVQKNQKLKIDFEKIRHQWSEAQTTLEELGIQLSENKLKVAELQEKDRRQQELLNNSISSSQNYLNEIQPIAGAAGIWAPDSIATHCTACKKEFNLTRRKHHCRSCGEIFCRTCSDHTLPLLNENGQLGKPVRVCLSCFASHK; from the exons ATGCGTGCTTTGGttgaagatacaaaaaaacttacggtgaataataataacaataacaacaataataataacagcagcagcaatagtGGTAATACCGTGGTGACTACTAGAGCAGCAAACTCTAACTCTACTAGAACGGCAACTGCAACTgctacagcagcaacaaaaaaattaaattcaaaaattgcagCTAAAACAAATATACAGCAGCCAGTAGCAAAAGCTAAAGTAGCAACAGTAGGAAAGTCAGCAGCAGCAGGAAAACCAACCACAACAAAAGTGggaaaaccaacaacaacaacaacagtggGGAAAAAAGCCACTGCTGAAAAACCACCAGCAGCAGGAGCAGCAGCAGTGTTAGCAGGTGCAGACGCAGCTAAAACGTCATTTACAAATAAAACGTACAAaatgcaacagcagcagcaacaaacgaCAATAACTAATACCACCAATACGAATACTAAAGCAGGAAAGGCTGCAGCCAATTGTCCTTCACCTCCAACAACCGGAGTTAAATTGCGTACCAAGCAGACACAGCCCAAAAATGACAAGAAAGAAAATCACAACAACAATACCACAACTGATTCAACGTCAACAACAATTGCCTTGCCCAGAGCATCGCATGCCAACACCACTGAGGAAATATGCGGCGGTGTACAGGATACAATTTATTTGTGCAATTTTCGTGTCTCAGTTGATGGTGAATGGTTGTGCTTGAAGGAACTACAAGACATTGATAGTAATCCACCAGTCTCGGCATCCGATGGACGTTTGGCTGGCAGCGGTGGTGGCGGTGTTGGTGGCGGCCAACGACCCTATTCGATGTATTCGCAAAAGCACAAACGCTATTCGGCTGGTGATCGCAGTTCGTATGGCGGCGGTGGCGGCGGTTTCGAGGATAATGGTATATTTGCATTACACAATTTTATAGCTGGTCGTCGTTTGTATGATGAACAGGGTCACGCTTTTCATACAAATATGCTTACTGCACCCCATGCACGAGAAAGTGGCTTTATTGGTGTTTTCGGTGGTGGTGGCGGGGGTGCTAGTCAAAGTTCGAATGAATGGTCAAATCTTT CCCGTGATCCTGCTGAAATTGAACGTAgtaatttggtaaatatttgtaaattggTGGTAAAAGAGTTACTCGAGCAATCGGTGCGCTATGGACGTATGCTGGATTCTGATCATTTGCCCTTGCAACATTTCTTTATTGTGATTGAACATGTTTTGGGTCATGGTTTGCGTACAAAAAAG GGACTATTGGGTCCCCGCAAAGAACTCTGGGATCTCTTGCAATGCGTTGAGTCCTATTGCCCCGAGGCTCAGGACATAACGGCAAGTGTTCGCGATTTACCCACAGTACGCACTCATATAGGTCGTGCCCGTGCCTGGCTGCGTATTGCTTTAATGCAGAAGAAATTGTCGGATTATTTACAAGCTCTAATAGAACATCGTGAAGATGCTCTATACGAATATTATGAGCCACATGCTTTAATGATGAGCGATGAG ATTGTCATCATTATGGGCATTTTAGTGGGTCTTAATGTTATCGATTGTAATTTGTGTGTTAAAGAGGAAGATCTTGATTCTCAGCAGGGTGTTATAGATTTCTCTTTATATTTACGATCTAGTTCTCGTAATAATGACAATGATAACGACGAAGAGTGTAACCAAACAACTGATGCTAATGGACAGGGCAATATGATTGCTGTTTTGGACCAAAAAAACTATATCGAAGAATTGAACAGACATTTAAA TGCAACAGTAGGAAATTTACAAGCCAAAGTTGAATCGTTAACTACCACAAATGCTCTTATGAAAGAAGATTTAGCTATTGCCCGTAATAGTTTATTAGCTTTACAAGCAGAAAATCAAGCAATGCGGCAAATTCCACAAATAA ATGCTGGCCCACCTTCAATCAACTCAAACCAAAGTGACAATAGTTCAAATTCCAAGGAGAATGACAAAGCTTTAATGGAATCTCTCAAAGTCGAGCtggaaaaggaaaaaaagaaatCGTCCGAACTAGACAAAGAATTAAAGTTACAAATCTCACTTAAAGCCGAATCTGATATGGCAATGAAACTACTGGAGAAGGATATACATGAAAAGCAGGATACTATTGTATCCTTGAGACTACAATTggatgaaataaaacaaatcaatttGGAAATGTATCGCAAATTACAG GAATGTGAGGCTTCGCTCAAACACAAAACTGAGTTGTTGATGAAATTTGAATCTCAAAAAGAGGATATGGCTAGTACCATAGCTCATTTAGAGAAAAA ATGGAGCAGCGATAAAGTTAATTTAGGCGAAATACTAAAAACTACCTCGAACACACTATCCAATCAAGTTAGTGCTTCCGAAGAACGTGCAATAAGAGCCGAAAATGAATTGCTCAAAGAACGCGAATTGCGCATGCAATTGCAggaaaatgaattaaaactaaAAGAGAAAATCATCGGCCttgaaaacaaaactaaagaaTTCAACGACGAAGTACAAAAGaatcaaaaacttaaaatagattttgaaaaaatacgcCATCAATGGTCAGAGGCTCAAACTACGCTCGAAGAGCTGGGCATACAGTTGAGTGAAAATAAACTGAAAGTGGCCGAACTGCAGGAGAAAGATAGGCGCCAACAAGAGTTACTAAACAATTCAATATCATCTTCGCAGaactatttaaatgaaatacaaccAATAGCTGGGGCGGCTGGCATATGGGCGCCCGACTCCATAGCCACTCATTGTACGGCCTGTAAGAAGGAATTTAATTTAACACGTCGCAAACATCACTGCCGCAGTTGTGGCGAAATATTTTGCCGAACATGTTCCGACCACACTCTGCCATTGCTCAATGAGAACGGACAATTGGGTAAACCAGTCAGAGTTTGTTTATCCTGTTTTGCTTCACACAAATGA
- the LOC135963482 gene encoding RUN and FYVE domain-containing protein 2 isoform X2 — protein MRALVEDTKKLTVNNNNNNNNNNNSSSNSGNTVVTTRAANSNSTRTATATATAATKKLNSKIAAKTNIQQPVAKAKVATVGKSAAAGKPTTTKVGKPTTTTTVGKKATAEKPPAAGAAAVLAGADAAKTSFTNKTYKMQQQQQQTTITNTTNTNTKAGKAAANCPSPPTTGVKLRTKQTQPKNDKKENHNNNTTTDSTSTTIALPRASHANTTEEICGGVQDTIYLCNFRVSVDGEWLCLKELQDIDSNPPVSASDGRLAGSGGGGVGGGQRPYSMYSQKHKRYSAGDRSSYGGGGGGFEDNARDPAEIERSNLVNICKLVVKELLEQSVRYGRMLDSDHLPLQHFFIVIEHVLGHGLRTKKGLLGPRKELWDLLQCVESYCPEAQDITASVRDLPTVRTHIGRARAWLRIALMQKKLSDYLQALIEHREDALYEYYEPHALMMSDEIVIIMGILVGLNVIDCNLCVKEEDLDSQQGVIDFSLYLRSSSRNNDNDNDEECNQTTDANGQGNMIAVLDQKNYIEELNRHLNATVGNLQAKVESLTTTNALMKEDLAIARNSLLALQAENQAMRQIPQINAGPPSINSNQSDNSSNSKENDKALMESLKVELEKEKKKSSELDKELKLQISLKAESDMAMKLLEKDIHEKQDTIVSLRLQLDEIKQINLEMYRKLQECEASLKHKTELLMKFESQKEDMASTIAHLEKKWSSDKVNLGEILKTTSNTLSNQVSASEERAIRAENELLKERELRMQLQENELKLKEKIIGLENKTKEFNDEVQKNQKLKIDFEKIRHQWSEAQTTLEELGIQLSENKLKVAELQEKDRRQQELLNNSISSSQNYLNEIQPIAGAAGIWAPDSIATHCTACKKEFNLTRRKHHCRSCGEIFCRTCSDHTLPLLNENGQLGKPVRVCLSCFASHK, from the exons ATGCGTGCTTTGGttgaagatacaaaaaaacttacggtgaataataataacaataacaacaataataataacagcagcagcaatagtGGTAATACCGTGGTGACTACTAGAGCAGCAAACTCTAACTCTACTAGAACGGCAACTGCAACTgctacagcagcaacaaaaaaattaaattcaaaaattgcagCTAAAACAAATATACAGCAGCCAGTAGCAAAAGCTAAAGTAGCAACAGTAGGAAAGTCAGCAGCAGCAGGAAAACCAACCACAACAAAAGTGggaaaaccaacaacaacaacaacagtggGGAAAAAAGCCACTGCTGAAAAACCACCAGCAGCAGGAGCAGCAGCAGTGTTAGCAGGTGCAGACGCAGCTAAAACGTCATTTACAAATAAAACGTACAAaatgcaacagcagcagcaacaaacgaCAATAACTAATACCACCAATACGAATACTAAAGCAGGAAAGGCTGCAGCCAATTGTCCTTCACCTCCAACAACCGGAGTTAAATTGCGTACCAAGCAGACACAGCCCAAAAATGACAAGAAAGAAAATCACAACAACAATACCACAACTGATTCAACGTCAACAACAATTGCCTTGCCCAGAGCATCGCATGCCAACACCACTGAGGAAATATGCGGCGGTGTACAGGATACAATTTATTTGTGCAATTTTCGTGTCTCAGTTGATGGTGAATGGTTGTGCTTGAAGGAACTACAAGACATTGATAGTAATCCACCAGTCTCGGCATCCGATGGACGTTTGGCTGGCAGCGGTGGTGGCGGTGTTGGTGGCGGCCAACGACCCTATTCGATGTATTCGCAAAAGCACAAACGCTATTCGGCTGGTGATCGCAGTTCGTATGGCGGCGGTGGCGGCGGTTTCGAGGATAATG CCCGTGATCCTGCTGAAATTGAACGTAgtaatttggtaaatatttgtaaattggTGGTAAAAGAGTTACTCGAGCAATCGGTGCGCTATGGACGTATGCTGGATTCTGATCATTTGCCCTTGCAACATTTCTTTATTGTGATTGAACATGTTTTGGGTCATGGTTTGCGTACAAAAAAG GGACTATTGGGTCCCCGCAAAGAACTCTGGGATCTCTTGCAATGCGTTGAGTCCTATTGCCCCGAGGCTCAGGACATAACGGCAAGTGTTCGCGATTTACCCACAGTACGCACTCATATAGGTCGTGCCCGTGCCTGGCTGCGTATTGCTTTAATGCAGAAGAAATTGTCGGATTATTTACAAGCTCTAATAGAACATCGTGAAGATGCTCTATACGAATATTATGAGCCACATGCTTTAATGATGAGCGATGAG ATTGTCATCATTATGGGCATTTTAGTGGGTCTTAATGTTATCGATTGTAATTTGTGTGTTAAAGAGGAAGATCTTGATTCTCAGCAGGGTGTTATAGATTTCTCTTTATATTTACGATCTAGTTCTCGTAATAATGACAATGATAACGACGAAGAGTGTAACCAAACAACTGATGCTAATGGACAGGGCAATATGATTGCTGTTTTGGACCAAAAAAACTATATCGAAGAATTGAACAGACATTTAAA TGCAACAGTAGGAAATTTACAAGCCAAAGTTGAATCGTTAACTACCACAAATGCTCTTATGAAAGAAGATTTAGCTATTGCCCGTAATAGTTTATTAGCTTTACAAGCAGAAAATCAAGCAATGCGGCAAATTCCACAAATAA ATGCTGGCCCACCTTCAATCAACTCAAACCAAAGTGACAATAGTTCAAATTCCAAGGAGAATGACAAAGCTTTAATGGAATCTCTCAAAGTCGAGCtggaaaaggaaaaaaagaaatCGTCCGAACTAGACAAAGAATTAAAGTTACAAATCTCACTTAAAGCCGAATCTGATATGGCAATGAAACTACTGGAGAAGGATATACATGAAAAGCAGGATACTATTGTATCCTTGAGACTACAATTggatgaaataaaacaaatcaatttGGAAATGTATCGCAAATTACAG GAATGTGAGGCTTCGCTCAAACACAAAACTGAGTTGTTGATGAAATTTGAATCTCAAAAAGAGGATATGGCTAGTACCATAGCTCATTTAGAGAAAAA ATGGAGCAGCGATAAAGTTAATTTAGGCGAAATACTAAAAACTACCTCGAACACACTATCCAATCAAGTTAGTGCTTCCGAAGAACGTGCAATAAGAGCCGAAAATGAATTGCTCAAAGAACGCGAATTGCGCATGCAATTGCAggaaaatgaattaaaactaaAAGAGAAAATCATCGGCCttgaaaacaaaactaaagaaTTCAACGACGAAGTACAAAAGaatcaaaaacttaaaatagattttgaaaaaatacgcCATCAATGGTCAGAGGCTCAAACTACGCTCGAAGAGCTGGGCATACAGTTGAGTGAAAATAAACTGAAAGTGGCCGAACTGCAGGAGAAAGATAGGCGCCAACAAGAGTTACTAAACAATTCAATATCATCTTCGCAGaactatttaaatgaaatacaaccAATAGCTGGGGCGGCTGGCATATGGGCGCCCGACTCCATAGCCACTCATTGTACGGCCTGTAAGAAGGAATTTAATTTAACACGTCGCAAACATCACTGCCGCAGTTGTGGCGAAATATTTTGCCGAACATGTTCCGACCACACTCTGCCATTGCTCAATGAGAACGGACAATTGGGTAAACCAGTCAGAGTTTGTTTATCCTGTTTTGCTTCACACAAATGA
- the LOC135963482 gene encoding uncharacterized protein LOC135963482 isoform X3: MRALVEDTKKLTVNNNNNNNNNNNSSSNSGNTVVTTRAANSNSTRTATATATAATKKLNSKIAAKTNIQQPVAKAKVATVGKSAAAGKPTTTKVGKPTTTTTVGKKATAEKPPAAGAAAVLAGADAAKTSFTNKTYKMQQQQQQTTITNTTNTNTKAGKAAANCPSPPTTGVKLRTKQTQPKNDKKENHNNNTTTDSTSTTIALPRASHANTTEEICGGVQDTIYLCNFRVSVDGEWLCLKELQDIDSNPPVSASDGRLAGSGGGGVGGGQRPYSMYSQKHKRYSAGDRSSYGGGGGGFEDNGIFALHNFIAGRRLYDEQGHAFHTNMLTAPHARESGFIGVFGGGGGGASQSSNEWSNLSRDPAEIERSNLVNICKLVVKELLEQSVRYGRMLDSDHLPLQHFFIVIEHVLGHGLRTKKGLLGPRKELWDLLQCVESYCPEAQDITASVRDLPTVRTHIGRARAWLRIALMQKKLSDYLQALIEHREDALYEYYEPHALMMSDEIVIIMGILVGLNVIDCNLCVKEEDLDSQQGVIDFSLYLRSSSRNNDNDNDEECNQTTDANGQGNMIAVLDQKNYIEELNRHLNATVGNLQAKVESLTTTNALMKEDLAIARNSLLALQAENQAMRQIPQINAGPPSINSNQSDNSSNSKENDKALMESLKVELEKEKKKSSELDKELKLQISLKAESDMAMKLLEKDIHEKQDTIVSLRLQLDEIKQINLEMYRKLQECEAELTQKGEMVSRLQTKASQIGNILQSLEKKYEQQHSSGSSLADRSPSTRRQQNLQKFEALTKKHKQDIGPPMKRLHLKMDGIPPFNPNNYRKSPSATEKSHESIAELKTPLSAKSLKLSDDDEDTNGASNMPPASLPNNAVTKSDYLFKEEKAAN, encoded by the exons ATGCGTGCTTTGGttgaagatacaaaaaaacttacggtgaataataataacaataacaacaataataataacagcagcagcaatagtGGTAATACCGTGGTGACTACTAGAGCAGCAAACTCTAACTCTACTAGAACGGCAACTGCAACTgctacagcagcaacaaaaaaattaaattcaaaaattgcagCTAAAACAAATATACAGCAGCCAGTAGCAAAAGCTAAAGTAGCAACAGTAGGAAAGTCAGCAGCAGCAGGAAAACCAACCACAACAAAAGTGggaaaaccaacaacaacaacaacagtggGGAAAAAAGCCACTGCTGAAAAACCACCAGCAGCAGGAGCAGCAGCAGTGTTAGCAGGTGCAGACGCAGCTAAAACGTCATTTACAAATAAAACGTACAAaatgcaacagcagcagcaacaaacgaCAATAACTAATACCACCAATACGAATACTAAAGCAGGAAAGGCTGCAGCCAATTGTCCTTCACCTCCAACAACCGGAGTTAAATTGCGTACCAAGCAGACACAGCCCAAAAATGACAAGAAAGAAAATCACAACAACAATACCACAACTGATTCAACGTCAACAACAATTGCCTTGCCCAGAGCATCGCATGCCAACACCACTGAGGAAATATGCGGCGGTGTACAGGATACAATTTATTTGTGCAATTTTCGTGTCTCAGTTGATGGTGAATGGTTGTGCTTGAAGGAACTACAAGACATTGATAGTAATCCACCAGTCTCGGCATCCGATGGACGTTTGGCTGGCAGCGGTGGTGGCGGTGTTGGTGGCGGCCAACGACCCTATTCGATGTATTCGCAAAAGCACAAACGCTATTCGGCTGGTGATCGCAGTTCGTATGGCGGCGGTGGCGGCGGTTTCGAGGATAATGGTATATTTGCATTACACAATTTTATAGCTGGTCGTCGTTTGTATGATGAACAGGGTCACGCTTTTCATACAAATATGCTTACTGCACCCCATGCACGAGAAAGTGGCTTTATTGGTGTTTTCGGTGGTGGTGGCGGGGGTGCTAGTCAAAGTTCGAATGAATGGTCAAATCTTT CCCGTGATCCTGCTGAAATTGAACGTAgtaatttggtaaatatttgtaaattggTGGTAAAAGAGTTACTCGAGCAATCGGTGCGCTATGGACGTATGCTGGATTCTGATCATTTGCCCTTGCAACATTTCTTTATTGTGATTGAACATGTTTTGGGTCATGGTTTGCGTACAAAAAAG GGACTATTGGGTCCCCGCAAAGAACTCTGGGATCTCTTGCAATGCGTTGAGTCCTATTGCCCCGAGGCTCAGGACATAACGGCAAGTGTTCGCGATTTACCCACAGTACGCACTCATATAGGTCGTGCCCGTGCCTGGCTGCGTATTGCTTTAATGCAGAAGAAATTGTCGGATTATTTACAAGCTCTAATAGAACATCGTGAAGATGCTCTATACGAATATTATGAGCCACATGCTTTAATGATGAGCGATGAG ATTGTCATCATTATGGGCATTTTAGTGGGTCTTAATGTTATCGATTGTAATTTGTGTGTTAAAGAGGAAGATCTTGATTCTCAGCAGGGTGTTATAGATTTCTCTTTATATTTACGATCTAGTTCTCGTAATAATGACAATGATAACGACGAAGAGTGTAACCAAACAACTGATGCTAATGGACAGGGCAATATGATTGCTGTTTTGGACCAAAAAAACTATATCGAAGAATTGAACAGACATTTAAA TGCAACAGTAGGAAATTTACAAGCCAAAGTTGAATCGTTAACTACCACAAATGCTCTTATGAAAGAAGATTTAGCTATTGCCCGTAATAGTTTATTAGCTTTACAAGCAGAAAATCAAGCAATGCGGCAAATTCCACAAATAA ATGCTGGCCCACCTTCAATCAACTCAAACCAAAGTGACAATAGTTCAAATTCCAAGGAGAATGACAAAGCTTTAATGGAATCTCTCAAAGTCGAGCtggaaaaggaaaaaaagaaatCGTCCGAACTAGACAAAGAATTAAAGTTACAAATCTCACTTAAAGCCGAATCTGATATGGCAATGAAACTACTGGAGAAGGATATACATGAAAAGCAGGATACTATTGTATCCTTGAGACTACAATTggatgaaataaaacaaatcaatttGGAAATGTATCGCAAATTACAG GAATGTGAAGCTGAACTAACACAAAAAGGCGAAATGGTGTCACGTCTACAAACGAAAGCCTCGCAAATTGGCAATATTTTACAATCATTAGAAAAGAAATACGAACAGCAGCACTCATCGGGTTCATCGTTGGCCGACAGGTCTCCCAGCACTAGAAGACAACAAAATCTACAGAAATTCGAAGCTTTAaccaaaaaacataaacaagacATTGGTCCGCCGATGAAACGTTTACATTTGAAAATGGATGGTATACCGCCATTCAATCCCAACAACTATCGTAAATCACCTTCAGCAACGGAAAAATCCCATGAATCTATAGCCGAACTTAAAACACCACTATCGGCCAAATCGCTAAAACTTTCCGACGATGATGAAGATACTAATGGCGCATCAAATATGCCGCCGGCTTCACTACCCAATAATGCTGTGACCAAATCTGATTATCTTTTTAAGGAAGAAAAGGcagctaattaa
- the LOC135963482 gene encoding protein RUFY3 isoform X5 yields the protein MRALVEDTKKLTVNNNNNNNNNNNSSSNSGNTVVTTRAANSNSTRTATATATAATKKLNSKIAAKTNIQQPVAKAKVATVGKSAAAGKPTTTKVGKPTTTTTVGKKATAEKPPAAGAAAVLAGADAAKTSFTNKTYKMQQQQQQTTITNTTNTNTKAGKAAANCPSPPTTGVKLRTKQTQPKNDKKENHNNNTTTDSTSTTIALPRASHANTTEEICGGVQDTIYLCNFRVSVDGEWLCLKELQDIDSNPPVSASDGRLAGSGGGGVGGGQRPYSMYSQKHKRYSAGDRSSYGGGGGGFEDNARDPAEIERSNLVNICKLVVKELLEQSVRYGRMLDSDHLPLQHFFIVIEHVLGHGLRTKKGLLGPRKELWDLLQCVESYCPEAQDITASVRDLPTVRTHIGRARAWLRIALMQKKLSDYLQALIEHREDALYEYYEPHALMMSDEIVIIMGILVGLNVIDCNLCVKEEDLDSQQGVIDFSLYLRSSSRNNDNDNDEECNQTTDANGQGNMIAVLDQKNYIEELNRHLNATVGNLQAKVESLTTTNALMKEDLAIARNSLLALQAENQAMRQIPQINAGPPSINSNQSDNSSNSKENDKALMESLKVELEKEKKKSSELDKELKLQISLKAESDMAMKLLEKDIHEKQDTIVSLRLQLDEIKQINLEMYRKLQECEAELTQKGEMVSRLQTKASQIGNILQSLEKKYEQQHSSGSSLADRSPSTRRQQNLQKFEALTKKHKQDIGPPMKRLHLKMDGIPPFNPNNYRKSPSATEKSHESIAELKTPLSAKSLKLSDDDEDTNGASNMPPASLPNNAVTKSDYLFKEEKAAN from the exons ATGCGTGCTTTGGttgaagatacaaaaaaacttacggtgaataataataacaataacaacaataataataacagcagcagcaatagtGGTAATACCGTGGTGACTACTAGAGCAGCAAACTCTAACTCTACTAGAACGGCAACTGCAACTgctacagcagcaacaaaaaaattaaattcaaaaattgcagCTAAAACAAATATACAGCAGCCAGTAGCAAAAGCTAAAGTAGCAACAGTAGGAAAGTCAGCAGCAGCAGGAAAACCAACCACAACAAAAGTGggaaaaccaacaacaacaacaacagtggGGAAAAAAGCCACTGCTGAAAAACCACCAGCAGCAGGAGCAGCAGCAGTGTTAGCAGGTGCAGACGCAGCTAAAACGTCATTTACAAATAAAACGTACAAaatgcaacagcagcagcaacaaacgaCAATAACTAATACCACCAATACGAATACTAAAGCAGGAAAGGCTGCAGCCAATTGTCCTTCACCTCCAACAACCGGAGTTAAATTGCGTACCAAGCAGACACAGCCCAAAAATGACAAGAAAGAAAATCACAACAACAATACCACAACTGATTCAACGTCAACAACAATTGCCTTGCCCAGAGCATCGCATGCCAACACCACTGAGGAAATATGCGGCGGTGTACAGGATACAATTTATTTGTGCAATTTTCGTGTCTCAGTTGATGGTGAATGGTTGTGCTTGAAGGAACTACAAGACATTGATAGTAATCCACCAGTCTCGGCATCCGATGGACGTTTGGCTGGCAGCGGTGGTGGCGGTGTTGGTGGCGGCCAACGACCCTATTCGATGTATTCGCAAAAGCACAAACGCTATTCGGCTGGTGATCGCAGTTCGTATGGCGGCGGTGGCGGCGGTTTCGAGGATAATG CCCGTGATCCTGCTGAAATTGAACGTAgtaatttggtaaatatttgtaaattggTGGTAAAAGAGTTACTCGAGCAATCGGTGCGCTATGGACGTATGCTGGATTCTGATCATTTGCCCTTGCAACATTTCTTTATTGTGATTGAACATGTTTTGGGTCATGGTTTGCGTACAAAAAAG GGACTATTGGGTCCCCGCAAAGAACTCTGGGATCTCTTGCAATGCGTTGAGTCCTATTGCCCCGAGGCTCAGGACATAACGGCAAGTGTTCGCGATTTACCCACAGTACGCACTCATATAGGTCGTGCCCGTGCCTGGCTGCGTATTGCTTTAATGCAGAAGAAATTGTCGGATTATTTACAAGCTCTAATAGAACATCGTGAAGATGCTCTATACGAATATTATGAGCCACATGCTTTAATGATGAGCGATGAG ATTGTCATCATTATGGGCATTTTAGTGGGTCTTAATGTTATCGATTGTAATTTGTGTGTTAAAGAGGAAGATCTTGATTCTCAGCAGGGTGTTATAGATTTCTCTTTATATTTACGATCTAGTTCTCGTAATAATGACAATGATAACGACGAAGAGTGTAACCAAACAACTGATGCTAATGGACAGGGCAATATGATTGCTGTTTTGGACCAAAAAAACTATATCGAAGAATTGAACAGACATTTAAA TGCAACAGTAGGAAATTTACAAGCCAAAGTTGAATCGTTAACTACCACAAATGCTCTTATGAAAGAAGATTTAGCTATTGCCCGTAATAGTTTATTAGCTTTACAAGCAGAAAATCAAGCAATGCGGCAAATTCCACAAATAA ATGCTGGCCCACCTTCAATCAACTCAAACCAAAGTGACAATAGTTCAAATTCCAAGGAGAATGACAAAGCTTTAATGGAATCTCTCAAAGTCGAGCtggaaaaggaaaaaaagaaatCGTCCGAACTAGACAAAGAATTAAAGTTACAAATCTCACTTAAAGCCGAATCTGATATGGCAATGAAACTACTGGAGAAGGATATACATGAAAAGCAGGATACTATTGTATCCTTGAGACTACAATTggatgaaataaaacaaatcaatttGGAAATGTATCGCAAATTACAG GAATGTGAAGCTGAACTAACACAAAAAGGCGAAATGGTGTCACGTCTACAAACGAAAGCCTCGCAAATTGGCAATATTTTACAATCATTAGAAAAGAAATACGAACAGCAGCACTCATCGGGTTCATCGTTGGCCGACAGGTCTCCCAGCACTAGAAGACAACAAAATCTACAGAAATTCGAAGCTTTAaccaaaaaacataaacaagacATTGGTCCGCCGATGAAACGTTTACATTTGAAAATGGATGGTATACCGCCATTCAATCCCAACAACTATCGTAAATCACCTTCAGCAACGGAAAAATCCCATGAATCTATAGCCGAACTTAAAACACCACTATCGGCCAAATCGCTAAAACTTTCCGACGATGATGAAGATACTAATGGCGCATCAAATATGCCGCCGGCTTCACTACCCAATAATGCTGTGACCAAATCTGATTATCTTTTTAAGGAAGAAAAGGcagctaattaa